The Temnothorax longispinosus isolate EJ_2023e chromosome 4, Tlon_JGU_v1, whole genome shotgun sequence genome has a window encoding:
- the Acc gene encoding acetyl-CoA carboxylase isoform X3, translated as MTERERVDEPNLQEKQRVVGPARKIRHRPSMSQGTVMIQAQNRLLEKDFTVATPEEFVHRFGGTRVINKVLIANNGIAAVKCMRSIRRWSYEMFKNERAVRFVVMVTPEDLKANAEYIKMADQYVPVPGGSNNNNYANVELIVDIAIRTQVQAVWAGWGHASENPKLPELLHKNNICFIGPSEKAMWALGDKIASSIVAQTADVPTLPWSGSELTAQYSGKKIKISSELFKKGCVATVEECLAAANKIGFPVMVKASEGGGGKGIRKVENAEELPALFRQVQIEIPGSPIFIMKLAKCARHLEVQLLADIYGNAISLFGRDCSIQRRHQKIIEEAPAVIAKPEVFEEMEKAAVRLAKMVGYVSAGTVEYLYDTAGRYFFLELNPRLQVEHPCTEMVSDVNLPAAQLQIAMGLPLHHIKDIRLLYGESPWGDNPIDFDQPRHKPQPWGHVIAARITSENPDEGFKPSSGTVQELNFRSSKNVWGYFSVGASGGLHEFADSQFGHCFSWGEDRNQARENLVVALKELSIRGDFRTTVEYLITLLETESFQQNNIDTAWLDLLISERVRSDKPDILLAVTCGALHIADRTITAAFAGFQTALEKGQIQASNDLDNVVDVELINDGYKYKVQAAKSGPNTYFLVMNGSYKEIEIHRMSDGGLLLSLDGASFTTYMREEVDRYRIIIGNQTCIFEKDNDPSLLRSPSAGKLINFLVEDGGHVGAGQAYAEIEVMKMVMTVTASEAGSVFYVKRPGAILEAGTLIAHLELDDPSLVTKAQEYTGQFRTAAGSTVPDKLNHLHAMYRNALENTLAGYCLPDPYHLPRLRERIEKFMFSLRDPNLPLLELQEVIATISGRIPVSVEKKIRKLMSLYERNITSILAQFPSQQIAAVIDGHAATLSKRAERDVFFMTTQAIVQLVQRYRNGIRGRMKTAVHELLRQYYTVESQFQQGHYDKCVSALIEKYKDDVATVTGMIFSHNQVTKKNVLVTMLIDHLWANEPGLTDELSSTLTELTSLNRTEHSRVALRARQVLIAAHQPAYELRHNQMESIFLSAVDMYGHDFHPENLQKLILSETSIFDILHDFFYHNNRVVCNAALEVYVRRAYISYELTCLQHLELSGEIPLVYFQFVLPSNHPNRQNQSLVDHRAGAMAAFEDLDQFSQYADEILDLLEDLSSPTPVMSAKLLEAVDAVGSESRHSTSINVSLSAAETATAATAATINDKFAEPVHILSIAVKENGTEDDATMARMFGDWCANNKDELISRGIRRVTFAALTRRQFPKFFTFRQREGFVEDRIYRHLEPGCAFQLELNRMRTYDLEALPTSNQKMHLYLGQAKVAKGQQVTDYRFFIRSIIRHSDLITKEASFDYLHNEGERVLLEAMDELEVAFSHPLAKRTECNHIFLNFIPTVIMDPSRIEESVTSMVLRYGPRLWKLHVRQAEIKMTIRPAPGKPTSTVRLCIANDSGYSIDLHLYTEATDSKTGIIRFESYSPTAANATNWRPGPMHGLPISTPYLTKDYLQAKRFQAQSAGTTYAYDLPDMFRQQLEKLWQRYIEERPPSEGQSPITIPNPVMDVVELVLEGEQLVEQKRLPGENDVGMIAWRLTLYTPEYPFGRDIILISNDLTYLIGSFGTREDLVFYRASERARQLGCPRIYFSANSGARIGLAEEVKALFRIAWEDENEPEKGFRYIYLTPDDYARLAPLNSVKASLIEDPAGESRYKITDIIGKDDGLGVENLKYAGLIAGETSRAYEETITISIVSCRAIGIGAYLLRLGQRVIQIENSHIILTGYRALNAVLGREVYASNNQLGGTQIMHNNGVSHATDARDLDGVGTALKWLSYFPKNRGTPLPILLPITDPIDREIAYVPTKAAYDPRWMLEGRNCTESNVWESGFFDRGSWHEIMRPWAQTVVTGRARLGGIPCGIIAVETRTVELHLPADPANLDSEAKTISQAGQVWFPDSAYKTAQAIQDFGKEELPLFIFANWRGFSGGMKDMYEQIVKFGAYIVDGLRQYCRPIIVYIPPNGELRGGAWAVVDTTINPRFIEMFADNTSRGGILESDAIVEIKFRTKDIVKTMHRVDLVILKLKEKLSTANTAEERTEIEAQIRKREEILEPMYRQVAVHFADLHDTPERMLEKNTIHEIIPWKKARQLFYWRLRRRLSEEEIKNEILSTQPSLDVRQVEAMLRRWFIEDKGATESYLWDQDEAAACWLEAQRKTDDSVVSRNIMCVKRDAVVTRIKEALEICPEIRLDAVLEIAHRLQPTERAELQRTLSQLETTGQEHHKDSSVSS; from the exons GCCCAGCATGTCGCAGGGTACGGTGATGATCCAAGCGCAAAATCGGCTTCTTGAGAAGGACTTTACCGTTGCGACTCCCGAAGAGTTTGTCCATCGTTTCGGAGGCACCAGAGTTATCAACAAG GTGCTGATCGCCAACAATGGTATCGCGGCAGTTAAATGTATGCGATCGATTCGACGCTGGTCATACGAGATGTTTAAAAACGAGAGAGCTGTGCGTTTTGTGGTGATGGTCACGCCGGAAGATTTGAAGGCGAACGCGGAATACATCAAAATGGCAGATCAATACGTGCCTGTACCGGGTGGGAGCAACAACAACAATTACGCTAATGTGGAACTGATCGTCGATATCGCGATACGTACTCAAGTCCAAGCAGTTTGGGCCGGATGGGGCCATGCTTCGGAAAATCCTAAACTTCCGGAGCTACTCCACAAAAATAACATCTGTTTTATtg GACCGTCCGAGAAAGCCATGTGGGCTCTAGGTGATAAGATCGCATCGAGCATAGTCGCTCAAACCGCGGATGTCCCAACGCTTCCCTGGTCAGGATCGGAATTGACAGCGCAATACAGTgggaaaaaaatcaagatatcATCGGAACTTTTTAAAAAGGGATGCGTTGCCACCGTGGAGGAATGTCTGGCAGCGGCTAACAAGATCGGCTTCCCGGTTATGGTAAAGGCGAGCGAAGGTGGTGGAGGTAAAGGAATTAGGAAGGTTGAAAACGCTGAGGAATTACCCGCTTTGTTTAG GCAAGTACAGATCGAAATACCTGGCTCACCAATATTCATTATGAAACTGGCTAAATGCGCTCGTCACTTGGAAGTGCAATTACTGGCCGACATTTATGGTAACGCAATATCATTGTTCGGACGTGACTGCTCTATCCAGAGGAGAcatcaaaaaattatcgagGAGGCACCTGCCGTGATCGCCAAACCAGAGGTTTTCGAAGAGATGGAAAAA GCCGCTGTGAGATTAGCAAAAATGGTGGGATACGTTAGCGCAGGTACCGTTGAGTATCTGTACGATACAGCGGGGAGGTATTTTTTCTTGGAGTTGAATCCTCGTCTTCAAGTGGAACATCCTTGTACCGAGATGGTATCGGATGTAAATCTACCGGCCGCCCAACTACAGATAGCCATGGGTTTACCATTGCATCACATCAAAGATATACGTCTTTTGTACGGTGAAAGCCCCTGGGGCGATAACCCGATCGATTTTGACCAACCACGTCATAAACCTCAACCGTGGGGTCACGTTATCGCAGCTAGAATTACTAGCGAAAATCCTGACGAAG GCTTCAAACCGAGTTCCGGCACGGTGCAGGAGTTGAATTTTCGATCATCCAAAAATGTATGGGGCTATTTCTCAGTTGGAGCTTCGGGGGGACTCCACGAGTTCGCGGACTCTCAATTTGGCCATTGCTTCTCTTGGGGTGAAGACCGTAATCAAGCTAGAGAGAATTTAGTCGTAGCCCTAAAAGAATTGAGCATCAGAGGCGATTTTAGGACGACGGTCGAGTATCTTATCACTTTGCTGGAGACCGAATCCtttcaacaaaataatatagataccGCTTGGCTCGATTTGCTGATCTCTGAACGTGTCCGAAGCGACAAACCAGACATCTTATTGGCTGTTACCTGCGGAGCGCTTCATATCGCTGATAGAACGATTACAGCCGCTTTTGCTGGCTTTCAAACTGCCTTGGAGAAAGGCCAGATACAAGCCAGCAACGATTTAGATAACGTTGTTGAC GTAGAGCTTATTAACGATGGATACAAATATAAAGTACAGGCTGCCAAATCCGGTCCCAATACTTACTTTCTCGTGATGAACGGTTCTTACAAAGAGATCGAAATCCATCGAATGTCGGACGGAGGATTGCTGCTTTCGCTGGACGGTGCCAGTTTTACGACTTATATGCGTGAAGAGGTGGATCGTTATAGGATTATTATTGGAAATCAGACGTGCATTTTCGAAAAGGACAATGATCCATCTTTACTGAGATCACCGTCGGCCGGCAAGTTGATCAATTTCTTGGTCGAGGATGGCGGCCACGTTGGCGCCGGTCAAGCGTACGCCGAAATCGAGGTAATGAAGATGGTCATGACCGTTACCGCCAGCGAGGCGGGAAGCGTGTTTTATGTGAAGAGACCTGGCGCTATATTAGAAGCCGGTACATTGATCGCGCATCTTGAGCTGGATGATCCGTCATTGGTGACAAAAGCGCAAGAATATACGGGACAATTCAGGACAGCAGCGGGATCGACTGTACCGGACAAACTGAATCATCTTCATGCCATGTATCGAAACGCTTTGGAAAATACATTGGCTGGTTACTGCCTGCCCGATCCGTACCATTTGCCGCGTCTACGTGAGCGAATCGAAAAGTTCATGTTTTCATTACGCGATCCTAATTTGCCGTTGTTGGAACTGCAGGAGGTGATCGCAACGATATCCGGCCGGATCCCCGTCTCAGTGGAGAAAAAGATTCGCAAATTGATGTCTCTGTACGAGCGAAACATCACGTCAATTTTAGCTCAATTTCCCAGTCAGCAGATTGCCGCCGTAATCGATGGACACGCGGCGACCTTATCGAAGAGAGCCGAGCGAGACGTGTTCTTCATGACCACTCAAGCCATCGTGCAATTAGTACAAAGATACCGGAACGGTATACGCGGCCGAATGAAGACCGCCGTGCACGAACTTCTCCGGCAATATTACACAGTCGAGAGCCAATTCCAACAAGGTCACTATGACAAGTGCGTTTCCGCGCTGATAGAGAAGTACAAGGATGACGTAGCTACAGTGACCGGGATGATCTTCAGTCATAATCAAGTGACAAAGAAGAACGTACTAGTCACTATGCTGATTGATCATTTATGGGCTAACGAACCTGGTCTTACGGACGAGCTGTCGAGCACGTTGACGGAATTAACCAGTCTGAATCGCACGGAGCACAGCCGCGTTGCGTTGAGAGCCAGGCAGGTATTAATCGCCGCCCATCAGCCTGCATACGAGCTCAGGCATAATCAGATGGAATCTATATTCCTTTCTGCGGTTGATATGTACGGGCACGACTTCCATCCGGAAAATTTGCAGAAACTCATTCTCTCGGAAACGTCCATCTTCGACATACTTCATGATTTCTTCTATCATAACAATCGTGTGGTGTGCAACGCAGCCTTAGAAGTCTACGTGCGACGAGCTTACATCAGTTATGAACTGACATGTTTGCAACACTTGGAGCTGTCCGGCGAAATCCCATTAGTGTATTTCCAATTTGTTTTACCCAGTAATCACCCTAATCGTCAGAATCAGTCTCTGGTAGATCACAGAGCCGGCGCGATGGCGGCTTTTGAGGATCTCGATCAGTTCAGCCAGTACGCGGACGAGATTTTGGACTTGCTGGAGGATCTGTCGAGTCCCACACCGGTAATGTCCGCGAAACTGTTGGAGGCAGTGGATGCTGTCGGTAGCGAATCACGGCACAGTACGTCAATCAACGTCTCCTTGAGCGCGGCTGAGACGGCAACTGCAGCGACAGCGGCGACTATCAACGACAAATTCGCCGAGCCGGTTCACATATTGAGCATCGCGGTTAAAGAGAACGGCACCGAGGACGACGCCACCATGGCCAGGATGTTTGGAGATTGGTGCGCGAATAACAAGGACGAGCTGATATCCCGCGGCATCCGAAGAGTTACGTTCGCCGCGCTCACGAGGCGACAGTTTCCCAAGTTCTTTACCTTCCGTCAGCGAGAGGGCTTCGTCGAGGACAGAATCTACCGTCACCTCGAGCCTGGCTGCGCTTTCCAATTGGAATTGAATCGCATGCGAACTTACGATCTTGAAGCACTTCCGACGTCCAATCAGAAGATGCACCTGTATCTCGGACAAGCCAAGGTCGCCAAGGGCCAGCAAGTTACGGATTATCGTTTCTTCATTCGCTCGATCATACGACATTCTGATCTGATCACCAAGGAAGCTAGCTTCGATTATCTTCACAACGAGGGCGAGCGCGTCTTGCTCGAGGCCATGGACGAGCTGGAGGTTGCGTTCTCGCATCCTCTCGCTAAGCGCACCGAGTGCAATCACATCTTCTTGAACTTTATACCCACGGTCATTATGGATCCCAGCAGAATAGAGGAAAGCGTGACGAGCATGGTGCTGCGATACGGGCCGAGATTATGGAAGTTGCACGTTCGACAAGCGGAGATAAAGATGACCATACGGCCCGCACCGGGGAAACCGACCTCCACTGTGCGTCTGTGTATCGCCAATGACAGTGGCTACAGCATCGACCTGCACCTTTACACGGAAGCCACCGATTCCAAGACGGGTATCATTCGCTTCGAATCTTATTCGCCTACGGCGGCCAATGCGACCAATTGGAGGCCGGGTCCTATGCACGGCTTACCGATCTCCACGCCGTATCTGACCAAAGATTATCTCCAAGCGAAGAGATTCCAGGCGCAGAGCGCCGGTACGACGTACGCTTATGACTTGCCGGACATGTTCCGGCAGCAACTCGAGAAGCTGTGGCAGAGGTACATTGAGGAGAGGCCACCGAGCGAAGGTCAAAGTCCGATTACGATTCCTAATCCGGTGATGGATGTCGTGGAGTTGGTGTTGGAAGGAGAACAGCTGGTTGAACAGAAGCGACTGCCGGGCGAGAACGATGTCGGCATGATCGCGTGGCGGTTGACTCTGTATACCCCGGAATATCCATTTGGCAGGGACATTATACTCATCTCTAACGATTTAACGTACTTGATAGGCTCATTCGGGACGCGCGAGGATCTGGTGTTTTACAGAGCTTCCGAGAGAGCGAGACAGCTCGGGTGTCCGCGCATATACTTTAGCGCCAACTCTGGAGCACGTATTGGCCTGGCCGAGGAGGTAAAAGCTCTTTTCAGGATTGCGTGGGAGGACGAGAACGAGCCGGAGAAGGGTTTCAGATACATATATCTCACACCGGACGATTACGCGCGCTTGGCGCCCCTCAATTCGGTGAAAGCCTCGCTGATTGAGGATCCCGCGGGAGAGTCACGTTATAAAATCACGGACATCATCGGCAAGGACGATGGCCTGGGAGTCGAGAATTTGAAGTACGCCGGTCTAATCGCGGGGGAGACATCGAGAGCCTACGAGGAGACGATCACGATCTCTATAGTGTCGTGCCGTGCGATCGGTATCGGCGCCTATCTGCTGCGTCTCGGCCAAAGGGTAATCCAGATCGAAAATTCGCACATTATTCTAACTGGTTACAGAGCATTGAACGCCGTGCTGGGTCGCGAGGTTTACGCCAGCAATAATCAGCTGGGCGGTACGCAGATTATGCACAACAATGGGGTGTCTCATGCGACCGACGCTCGAGACTTGGACGGAGTGGGGACCGCACTAAAGTGGCTAAGTTACTTCCCTAAAAATAGAGGCACCCCGTTGCCGATACTGTTACCCATCACAGACCCGATTGACCGAGAGATCGCTTACGTACCTACGAAAGCGGCCTACGATCCGAGATGGATGCTAGAAGGCAGAAACTGTACCGAGTCGAACGTTTGGGAAAGCGGCTTCTTCGACCGCGGCTCGTGGCAC GAAATAATGAGGCCATGGGCGCAAACGGTGGTAACGGGGCGAGCTAGGCTCGGTGGGATACCGTGCGGCATCATCGCCGTCGAAACGAGGACCGTCGAGCTACATTTACCAGCCGACCCTGCCAATTTAGATTCGGAAGCGAAAACCATATCTCAAGCGGGACAAGTTTGGTTTCCGGACAGCGCGTACAAAACCGCCCAAGCTATTCAAGATTTCGGAAAGGAGGAATTGCCGCTATTTATCTTCGCCAATTGGAGAGGCTTTTCCGGCGGCATGAAAG ACATGTACGAGCAGATCGTCAAGTTCGGCGCGTACATCGTGGACGGATTGCGGCAATATTGCAGGCCGATAATAGTTTATATCCCACCGAACGGGGAACTCAGAGGCGGCGCTTGGGCAGTCGTTGATACTACGATAAATCCTCGTTTTATAGAGATGTTTGCCGACAATACCAGTAGAGGTGGCATCTTGGAATCCGACGCTATCGTAGAAATCAAATTTCGTACCAAGGACATTGTGAAAACTATGCACAGAGTCGATCTCGTTATACTGAAATTAAAA GAAAAATTGTCGACCGCAAACACGGCGGAGGAACGAACCGAGATCGAAGCGCAGATTCGCAAACGCGAGGAGATTTTGGAACCGATGTATCGTCAAGTCGCCGTACATTTTGCCGATCTGCATGATACGCCGGAGAGGATGTTGGAGAAGAATACGATTCACGAGATAATACCATGGAAAAAGGCACGCCAGCTGTTTTACTGGCGATTACGACGAAGACTTTCCgaggaagaaattaaaaacgagATCTTGTCGACGCAGCCCAGTCTCGACGTCAGACAAGTGGAAGCAATGCTTCGACGTTGGTTCATCGAGGACAAGGGAGCAACGGAGTCATATTTGTGGGATCAAGACGAAGCTGCAGCTTGTTGGCTGGAAGCGCAACGTAAAACCGATGACAGTGTTGTATCGCGTAATATAATGTGCGTGAAGAGAGACGCGGTAGTAACGCGTATCAAGGAGGCTTTAGAAATCTGTCCGGAAATAAGGTTGGACGCGGTGCTGGAAATTGCGCATAGATTGCAGCCGACCGAACGAGCGGAGTTGCAAAGAACTTTGTCGCAATTAGAGACTACGGGGCAGGAACACCATAAGGACTCGAGCGTTTCATCCTGA